One Siniperca chuatsi isolate FFG_IHB_CAS linkage group LG3, ASM2008510v1, whole genome shotgun sequence genomic region harbors:
- the cenpk gene encoding centromere protein K, protein MAEVKPGGQTAAGLSEAAQSELMDLCEDQFAKLEKLQNEIILSEPDFCENPQEQSVNRLMATEAELKQWLTVEPKLLAANSEVLLQAGKEEMLKMCSELEMIVSCYEAKRDKLRETKELEQKWLEEKKQALIAAKDHVDRLRMEKEKLSEHSVLLDTKAKIKKMKVYIERLTESLGDILEKHVPLPQNESSTNKKKKNISQELNEDLISLNEILELLMNKILNTPHDPYVTLDNTFWPPYIEMLLRYGIAVRHQENNFKIRLETFC, encoded by the exons ATG GCTGAGGTGAAGCCAGGCggccagacagcagcagggctGTCAGAGGCCGCTCAGAGTGAGCTGATGGACCTGTGTGAGGATCAGTTTGCTAAGCTGGAAAAG CTTCAGAATGAGATTATACTGAGTGAACCAGATTTCTGTGAGAATCCGCAAGAGCAG TCAGTAAATCGACTGATGGCGACAGAAGCTGAACTGAAGCAGTGGCTGACAGTGGAGCCGAAAT TGCTGGCTGCAAATTCAGAAGTTTTACTTCAAGCTGGAAAAGAAGag ATGCTCAAGATGTGCTCTGAACTTGAGATGATTGTTTCTTGCTACGAAGCAAAGAGAGACAAACTGAGAGAAACTAAAGAACT tgaaCAGAAGTGGctggaggagaagaaacagGCGCTGATAGCTGCCAAAGATCATGTTGATCGACTTCGAATGGAAAAGGAGAAATTATCAGAGCACAG TGTATTGCTGGACACCAAGGCgaaaatcaagaaaatgaaGGTCTACATTGAAAGGTTGACCGAGTCTTTGGGAGACATACTGGAGAAGCATGTCCCTCTGCCTCAGAATGAATCCAGtacaaacaagaagaagaag aaCATTTCCCAGGAGTTAAATGAAGACTTGATTTCACTTAATGAAATTCTTGAG CTGCTCATGAACAAGATCCTGAACACACCACACGACCCCTACGTCACGTTAGACAACACATTCTGGCCACCGTACATAGAGATGCTGCTCCGCTATGGTATTGCTGTGAGGCACCAAGAGAATAACTTCAAGATCCGCCTGGAAACCTTTTGTTAA
- the lbx1b gene encoding transcription factor LBX1b: MMTSKEVAKCDAVENRRRSPLDHLPPPANSNKPLTPFSIEDILNKPSVKRSYTICGTAHLISSSEKHRPSSIPLSSRALLTQTSPLCALEELASKTFKGLEVSVLQAAEGRDGMTLFGQRSTPKKRRKSRTAFTNHQIYELEKRFLYQKYLSPADRDQIAQQLGLTNAQVITWFQNRRAKLKRDLEEMKADVESAKAVGQVPLDKLAKLADLEKCANGTLGHPRGESPARGGLQEHELAQKLRSSPLSPFSDHTTSKECSEDEDVEIDVDD; encoded by the exons ATGATGACATCCAAAGAAGTGGCCAAATGTGATGCAGTGGAAAACAGGAGGCGAAGTCCTCTGGACCACTTGCCGCCTCCTGCCAACTCCAACAAGCCGCTGACCCCCTTCAGCATCGAGGACATCCTGAACAAACCGTCTGTGAAACGAAGTTACACAATTTGCGGCACAGCTCATCTAATTTCGTCCTCTGAGAAGCACCGTCCGTCCAGCATCCCTCTGTCCAGCCGGGCTCTCCTCACCCAAACCTCCCCGCTCTGCGCGCTAGAGGAACTGGCCAGCAAGACCTTCAAGGGGCTGGAAGTCAGCGTTTTACAGGCTGCAGAAG GCCGGGACGGGATGACTCTATTCGGCCAGAGAAGCACCCCCAAGAAGCGTCGGAAGTCTCGGACGGCGTTCACCAATCACCAAATCTACGAGCTGGAGAAGCGCTTCCTGTACCAGAAGTACCTGTCCCCGGCCGACCGGGACCAGATCGCGCAGCAGCTGGGCCTGACGAACGCGCAGGTCATCACGTGGTTTCAGAACCGGAGGGCCAAGCTAAAACGGGACCTGGAGGAGATGAAGGCCGACGTGGAGTCGGCCAAGGCCGTCGGCCAGGTCCCCTTGGACAAGCTCGCCAAGCTGGCAGACCTAGAGAAATGCGCCAACGGCACGCTAGGCCACCCGCGAGGCGAGTCCCCCGCGCGGGGCGGACTGCAGGAGCACGAGCTCGCTCAGAAACTGCGGTCGTCGCCGCTGTCTCCATTCTCAGACCACACAACTAGTAAAGAGTGCTCAGAGGACGAGGACGTGGAGATTGATGTGGATGACTGA